The following coding sequences lie in one Sorghum bicolor cultivar BTx623 chromosome 6, Sorghum_bicolor_NCBIv3, whole genome shotgun sequence genomic window:
- the LOC8057454 gene encoding sugar transport protein 5, which translates to MAGGGSSVGVPDYGGGVTFSVVVTSLMAASCGIIFGYDSGVSGGVTQMDSFLSKFFPDVIDGRKSAKVDAYCKYDNQWLTAFTSSLWIAGALSSLVASRVTRRVGRQAIMLIGGVLFLAGSVINAAAVNIAMLIVGRMLLGFGLGFTLQAAPVYLSETAPARWRGAFTSAYNAFVVVGILSATVTNYFTNRIPGWGWRVSLGLAAVPGAAVVLGAFFVSDTPISLVMRGQHEKARAALQRVRGGDADVDAEFKDIVRAVDVARQNDDGAFRRLFSKEYRHYLAIGVAIPVFYEFTGMIVISIFLPVLFRTVGFSSQRAILGSVINSMTNLASTLLSSVVMDRVGRRFLFVVGGLGMMLCEVAISWIMADHLGKHGGVTTAMPRSYATGVLVLICMCTFSFGLSWAPLRWVVPSEIYPVEVRSAGQALSISITLCISFVELQVFIALLCAMKYAVFVLYAAWLLAMTVFVVMFLPETKGVPLEAMQSVWARHWYWRRFVKVDARQHNEVNCL; encoded by the exons ATGGCCGGAGGAGGATCCTCCGTCGGTGTGCCGGACTACGGCGGTGGCGTGACGTTCTCCGTCGTGGTGACCAGCCTCATGGCTGCCTCCTGCGGCATCATCTTTGGCTACGACTCCGGCGTCTCAG GTGGCGTGACTCAGATGGATTCATTCCTGAGCAAATTCTTCCCGGACGTGATCGACGGGAGGAAGAGCGCAAAGGTGGACGCCTACTGCAAGTACGACAACCAATGGCTCACCGCCTTCACGTCGTCGCTATGGATCGCCGGCGCGCTGTCCTCGCTGGTGGCGAGCCGCGTGACCCGAAGGGTGGGCCGCCAGGCCATCATGCTCATCGGCGGCGTGCTGTTCCTCGCCGGCTCCGTCATCAACGCCGCCGCGGTGAACATCGCCATGCTCATCGTCGGCCGGATGCTGCTAGGCTTCGGCCTCGGCTTCACCTTGCAGGCCGCTCCGGTGTACCTCTCCGAGACGGCGCCGGCGAGGTGGCGCGGTGCGTTCACGTCAGCCTACAACGCGTTCGTCGTCGTCGGCATACTGTCGGCGACCgtcaccaactacttcaccaACCGCATCCCCGGCTGGGGGTGGCGCGTCTCCCTGGGCCTGGCAGCCGTGCCgggcgccgccgtcgtcctGGGAGCCTTCTTCGTCTCGGACACCCCCATCAGCCTGGTGATGCGAGGCCAGCACGAGAAGGCTCGGGCCGCGCTGCAGCGCGTCCGCGGGGGCGACGCCGACGTCGACGCCGAGTTCAAGGACATCGTCCGCGCCGTGGACGTGGCGCGCCAGAACGACGACGGCGCGTTCCGGCGGCTGTTCAGCAAGGAGTACCGGCACTACCTGGCGATAGGGGTGGCCATACCGGTGTTCTACGAGTTCACCGGCATGATCGTCATCTCCATCTTCTTGCCGGTGCTGTTCCGGACCGTCGGGTTCAGCAGCCAGAGGGCTATCCTTGGGTCCGTGATCAACAGCATGACCAATCTGGCCTCGACGCTGCTGTCCTCCGTCGTCATGGACCGCGTTGGACGCAGATTTCTGTTCGTCGTTGGTGGATTAGGCATGATGCTTTGCGAG GTGGCCATCTCATGGATCATGGCGGATCACCTCGGGAAGCACGGAGGGGTGACGACGGCGATGCCGCGGAGCTACGCGACGGGCGTGCTGGTGCTGATCTGCATGTGCACGTTCAGCTTCGGCCTGTCGTGGGCACCGCTCAGGTGGGTGGTGCCGAGCGAGATCTACCCCGTGGAGGTGAGGTCGGCCGGGCAGGCACTGAGCATCTCCATCACGCTCTGCATCTCCTTCGTGGAGCTGCAGGTGTTCATCGCGCTGCTCTGCGCCATGAAGTACGCCGTCTTCGTGCTCTACGCCGCGTGGCTGCTGGCCATGACCGTCTTCGTGGTGATGTTCCTGCCGGAGACGAAAGGGGTGCCGCTGGAGGCCATGCAGTCCGTGTGGGCGCGGCATTGGTACTGGAGGAGGTTCGTCAAGGTTGATGCCAGGCAGCACAACGAAGTCAATTGTTTGTAA